In Rhizobium sp. N324, a single genomic region encodes these proteins:
- a CDS encoding acetylxylan esterase has protein sequence MSIPTTHPFAFDPTYGMQLEDLLAIEPPEEPDGFDAFWQARYRKALTVDPQPVLFRSELTHPDWHVLDLVYRSTDAFRIGGWLMLPRQGEVRRGLVVSHGYGGRDRPDFDLPVKDAALIFPCCRGLSLSAHPPISQNPSWHVLHDIDKKDSYIIGGCVEDIWLAVSTLVALYPWLSGHVGYSGISFGGGVGAMAIAYDDRIDRGHLALPSFGHQPLRLTLPSVGSAQSVQEYQAEHGNVLETLSFYDAATAARRIKVPMLTAVALFDPAVAPPCQFAVANSMPKFNEIFILDAGHFDAPGRAEQEAVLRDKIGQFFTVP, from the coding sequence ATGAGTATTCCGACGACACATCCCTTCGCCTTCGATCCCACCTACGGCATGCAGCTCGAAGACCTGCTGGCGATCGAGCCGCCGGAGGAGCCTGATGGTTTCGACGCGTTCTGGCAGGCGCGGTATCGCAAGGCGCTGACGGTCGATCCGCAGCCGGTGCTGTTCCGGAGCGAACTTACCCATCCCGATTGGCATGTGCTCGACCTCGTCTATCGCTCCACGGACGCGTTCCGGATCGGCGGCTGGCTGATGCTGCCGCGTCAGGGGGAGGTGCGGCGCGGCCTTGTCGTGAGCCACGGTTACGGCGGACGGGACAGACCGGATTTCGATCTGCCGGTGAAGGACGCGGCGCTCATCTTTCCCTGCTGCCGCGGATTGTCGCTGAGTGCCCATCCGCCGATTTCGCAGAACCCGTCCTGGCATGTGCTGCACGATATCGACAAGAAGGATTCCTATATCATCGGCGGCTGCGTCGAGGATATCTGGCTTGCCGTCTCGACGCTCGTCGCGCTGTATCCCTGGCTTTCAGGGCATGTCGGCTATAGCGGCATCAGCTTCGGCGGCGGCGTCGGGGCGATGGCGATCGCCTATGATGACCGCATCGATCGCGGCCATCTGGCACTTCCGAGCTTCGGGCATCAGCCGCTGCGCCTCACGCTGCCGAGCGTCGGCAGCGCGCAATCGGTGCAGGAATATCAGGCGGAACATGGAAATGTGCTGGAGACGCTCAGCTTCTACGATGCCGCGACCGCCGCGCGGCGGATCAAGGTGCCGATGCTGACGGCAGTGGCGCTTTTCGATCCTGCCGTCGCCCCGCCCTGCCAGTTCGCCGTCGCCAATTCGATGCCGAAGTTCAATGAAATCTTCATCCTGGACGCCGGGCATTTCGACGCCCCTGGACGTGCCGAGCAAGAGGCGGTTCTCCGCGACAAGATCGGACAGTTTTTCACAGTGCCATGA
- a CDS encoding methyl-accepting chemotaxis protein, giving the protein MRNIKISTRLYCLVGFTLAVLAATMVFFLNYSYSELQAERKAGLEKMEATAIGIFDKYYKMEQAGTMTREQAQAAAKDVIGAMRYGADGYFWINDMHPTMVMHPIKPALNGTDISQMKDPNGKFLFVEFVNKVKKDGKGFVDYYWPKPGADEPVLKYSYVAGFEPWGWIVGTGVYADDLAALYRQNAIWAAVLCLLGAAATIAIAYAIVRSVTVPIARLKTAMNAIAAEEASVEIAGSDRRDEIGQMAKALLVLRDSVDERSALRGREDERQRQIEDERRGNEASLRSASERQTLAMQALGVGLEKLAGGDLTVAIGDIGEDYAKLRGDFNAAVDALNGVIHAIAESSRVVNDSASDISEATGNLSKRTEQQAAALEETAAALDEITATVKTASERANEAREMVAETKASAGRSGDIVRNAVTAMGRIEESSSRINQIISVIDEIAFQTNLLALNAGVEAARAGEAGRGFAVVAQEVRELAQRSANAAKEIKELISRSATEVEGGVALVRSTGEALLEIEALVNQVNDHVASIATAAREQSTGLHEINGSVNHMDQMTQQNAAMVEETTAASRTLADESTQLKTLLSNFRLRGAGQSPGARYTRAA; this is encoded by the coding sequence ATGCGCAACATCAAGATTTCCACCCGCCTTTACTGCCTCGTCGGCTTCACCCTTGCGGTGCTCGCGGCAACGATGGTGTTCTTTCTGAACTATTCCTATTCCGAGTTGCAAGCGGAGCGGAAGGCGGGGCTGGAGAAGATGGAGGCGACGGCGATCGGCATCTTCGACAAATATTACAAGATGGAGCAGGCGGGCACCATGACCCGCGAGCAGGCTCAGGCGGCCGCCAAGGACGTGATCGGCGCGATGCGCTACGGCGCCGATGGCTATTTCTGGATCAACGACATGCATCCCACAATGGTGATGCATCCGATCAAGCCGGCGCTGAATGGCACTGACATTTCGCAGATGAAGGATCCGAACGGCAAGTTCCTGTTCGTCGAATTCGTCAACAAGGTGAAGAAGGACGGCAAGGGCTTCGTTGACTATTACTGGCCGAAGCCGGGCGCCGACGAGCCGGTGCTGAAATATTCCTATGTCGCCGGCTTCGAGCCCTGGGGCTGGATCGTCGGCACCGGCGTCTATGCCGACGACCTTGCCGCCCTCTATCGCCAGAATGCGATCTGGGCGGCGGTGCTCTGCCTACTCGGTGCGGCCGCCACGATTGCCATCGCCTATGCCATCGTGCGCAGCGTCACCGTGCCGATCGCCCGGCTGAAGACGGCGATGAACGCGATCGCCGCCGAAGAAGCATCGGTGGAAATCGCCGGCAGCGATCGTCGCGACGAAATCGGCCAGATGGCCAAGGCGCTGCTGGTGCTGCGTGATTCCGTCGATGAGCGCAGCGCGCTGCGTGGCCGGGAAGACGAGAGGCAGCGGCAGATCGAGGACGAGCGCCGCGGCAACGAGGCAAGCCTGCGTTCGGCTTCCGAGCGGCAGACACTCGCGATGCAGGCGCTCGGCGTCGGCCTGGAAAAGCTAGCCGGCGGCGACTTGACGGTTGCGATCGGCGATATCGGCGAGGATTACGCCAAGCTGAGGGGGGACTTCAACGCCGCCGTCGATGCGCTGAACGGCGTCATCCACGCGATCGCCGAATCGAGCCGCGTCGTCAACGACAGCGCTTCCGATATCAGCGAAGCGACCGGCAATCTGTCGAAGCGGACGGAACAGCAGGCGGCCGCCCTTGAAGAGACGGCGGCAGCGCTCGACGAGATCACCGCCACGGTCAAGACGGCGTCCGAGCGGGCGAACGAGGCGCGCGAGATGGTGGCCGAAACCAAGGCGAGCGCCGGACGCTCCGGCGACATCGTCCGCAATGCGGTGACGGCGATGGGCCGGATCGAGGAATCCTCGAGCCGGATCAACCAGATCATCTCGGTTATCGACGAGATCGCCTTCCAGACGAACCTGCTGGCGCTGAATGCCGGCGTCGAGGCGGCGCGGGCGGGCGAGGCGGGCCGCGGCTTTGCCGTCGTCGCGCAGGAAGTTCGCGAACTCGCCCAGCGTTCGGCCAATGCGGCCAAGGAGATCAAGGAACTGATCAGCCGGTCGGCGACGGAGGTCGAGGGCGGGGTGGCACTGGTGCGCTCGACGGGCGAGGCGCTGCTGGAGATCGAGGCGCTGGTCAACCAGGTCAACGATCACGTCGCGTCGATCGCGACGGCGGCACGCGAACAGTCGACCGGACTGCACGAGATCAACGGCTCCGTCAACCATATGGACCAGATGACGCAGCAGAATGCCGCGATGGTCGAGGAGACGACGGCGGCAAGCCGCACGCTTGCCGACGAAAGCACCCAGCTGAAGACGCTGCTTTCGAATTTCCGGCTGCGCGGGGCAGGGCAATCGCCTGGAGCCCGGTACACACGGGCAGCGTGA
- a CDS encoding extensin-like domain-containing protein → MAFVSFPRRSLLPLLLSVALTTCSISDGLVPPANVDSGTRVSSISPSRGAARMAPSVRMARAERLAPAESQASYPVSNAPVGNSQGSVDYLDTPNLAGTGHAAPAAQNGRKLPMIDSDEALAAGQPSSNWGGTKNLAIPPGGVNMDDELGAEPVIGLAQEQQQQIAEGNATEPVVDGIGTDNPTQLNQSAPQAMQQPAAQAQMSRAPAWNDGSPVVAPARVPEEDESEEVAMLRPNNPMMSEPAAPVDPSVMPASELACRRELKRMGVLFDEKPPISNGPACQVPYPVSLKGLSGSIGVKPAVTLNCQVTLAFAKWVKNELAPSARYRYWSGIRTIQPLGGYSCRRMNNSRQRYNPMSEHARGNAIDVGKFVLKNGHEIDVRKKGLFSLREGRLLKAVRTDSCRYFNTVLGPGSNPEHWNHFHFDLRSRKSGKVYCD, encoded by the coding sequence ATGGCGTTTGTTTCCTTTCCTCGGCGATCCCTTTTGCCCTTGCTGCTCTCGGTGGCGCTAACGACCTGTTCGATCAGCGATGGGCTGGTGCCGCCGGCCAATGTCGACAGCGGAACCAGGGTCAGCTCGATCTCGCCGTCGCGAGGGGCGGCGCGGATGGCGCCTTCTGTGCGCATGGCGCGTGCGGAGCGCCTGGCGCCCGCGGAAAGCCAGGCCTCCTATCCCGTCTCCAATGCGCCGGTCGGCAACAGCCAAGGCTCCGTCGATTATCTCGACACGCCGAACCTTGCCGGCACTGGTCACGCCGCACCAGCGGCGCAGAACGGGCGCAAGCTGCCGATGATCGACAGCGATGAGGCGTTGGCGGCGGGCCAGCCGAGCAGCAATTGGGGCGGCACGAAGAACCTTGCGATCCCTCCCGGCGGCGTCAATATGGATGACGAACTCGGGGCTGAACCCGTCATCGGGTTGGCGCAGGAGCAGCAGCAGCAGATCGCCGAGGGCAACGCCACCGAGCCCGTCGTCGATGGCATCGGCACCGATAATCCGACCCAGCTGAACCAATCCGCGCCGCAGGCGATGCAGCAGCCGGCGGCACAGGCGCAAATGAGCCGGGCGCCCGCCTGGAACGACGGCAGCCCTGTGGTGGCGCCGGCACGCGTTCCGGAAGAGGACGAAAGCGAAGAGGTCGCGATGCTGCGGCCGAACAATCCGATGATGAGCGAGCCGGCGGCACCCGTCGATCCCAGCGTCATGCCGGCCTCCGAGCTTGCCTGCCGGCGCGAGCTGAAGCGTATGGGCGTGCTCTTCGACGAGAAGCCGCCGATCTCGAACGGGCCGGCCTGCCAGGTGCCCTATCCGGTATCGCTGAAGGGCCTCTCCGGCAGTATCGGCGTGAAGCCGGCGGTGACGCTGAACTGCCAGGTGACGCTCGCCTTCGCCAAATGGGTGAAGAACGAGCTGGCGCCGTCGGCCCGGTATCGCTACTGGAGCGGCATCAGGACGATCCAGCCGCTCGGCGGCTATTCCTGCCGCCGCATGAACAATAGCCGGCAGCGATACAATCCGATGTCGGAACACGCCCGCGGCAACGCCATCGACGTCGGCAAGTTCGTGCTGAAGAACGGCCACGAGATCGATGTGCGCAAGAAGGGCCTATTCTCGCTGCGCGAGGGTCGGCTGCTGAAGGCGGTACGCACCGACAGCTGCCGCTATTTCAACACCGTGCTCGGCCCCGGCAGCAACCCCGAACACTGGAACCATTTCCACTTCGACCTTCGCTCCCGCAAGAGCGGCAAGGTCTATTGCGACTGA
- a CDS encoding DUF3095 family protein — MINSHAAPRRAYDEFSLVLDPEVYEPLPDDWLIGITDVVNSTAAIRAGRYEDVNYAGASIIAALGNAWGSFDFPFVFRGDGAAFALPANGIMAATSALRDVAGFARTDLHLDLRVGLVTVGDIRANGRDVRIARYAASESATYAMFAGGGLKWAEQQIKSGRFLVKPGRYTMRPDLTGLSCDWAPFPSQRGEILSLLVEPRDQTRPEVFAALAKRVLAVFDAAPRRSRPYFGETAIARGSAKQVSAIRWSEVASNSDFRKFDDGLRLTLDCAPDQIDAVEAILVAARARGEIDFGLHRQSHALMTCLVPSGRPDSHLHFLDGMGGGYARAAEMMEEGARREVVPQLAL, encoded by the coding sequence ATGATCAACAGCCACGCGGCGCCGCGCCGGGCCTATGACGAGTTTTCGCTGGTGCTCGATCCCGAGGTCTACGAGCCGCTGCCTGACGATTGGCTGATCGGCATCACCGACGTCGTCAACTCGACCGCGGCGATCCGCGCGGGACGCTATGAAGACGTCAATTATGCCGGCGCATCGATCATCGCCGCCCTCGGCAACGCCTGGGGTTCGTTCGACTTTCCCTTCGTGTTTCGCGGAGACGGAGCAGCCTTCGCCTTGCCGGCGAACGGCATCATGGCCGCGACCTCGGCGTTGCGTGATGTCGCGGGCTTCGCCAGAACCGATCTTCATCTCGACCTGCGCGTCGGGCTCGTCACGGTCGGTGATATCCGCGCGAACGGGCGCGATGTCAGGATCGCGCGCTATGCCGCTTCCGAGAGCGCGACCTATGCGATGTTTGCCGGCGGTGGGCTCAAATGGGCGGAACAGCAGATCAAGAGCGGCCGCTTTCTGGTGAAGCCCGGCCGTTATACGATGCGGCCTGACCTGACGGGCTTGAGCTGCGATTGGGCGCCGTTCCCGAGCCAGCGCGGCGAGATCCTGTCGTTGTTGGTCGAGCCGCGCGACCAGACGCGCCCGGAGGTCTTTGCGGCGCTGGCGAAGCGCGTGCTTGCGGTTTTCGATGCCGCGCCGCGCCGGTCCCGCCCGTATTTCGGCGAGACGGCGATAGCCAGGGGGAGTGCGAAGCAGGTCAGCGCAATACGCTGGTCGGAGGTCGCCTCCAATTCCGATTTCCGCAAGTTCGACGACGGGCTACGGCTGACGCTCGACTGCGCGCCGGACCAGATCGACGCCGTCGAAGCCATCCTCGTTGCGGCACGGGCGCGCGGCGAGATTGATTTCGGGCTGCACCGGCAGTCGCATGCGCTGATGACCTGCCTCGTGCCGTCGGGCCGGCCGGATTCACACCTGCATTTCCTCGACGGAATGGGCGGCGGTTATGCCAGGGCGGCCGAGATGATGGAGGAGGGCGCACGTCGGGAGGTGGTCCCGCAACTGGCGCTATAG
- a CDS encoding class I SAM-dependent methyltransferase, with translation MSSITEGNAGQYGDSRKLAARARLHTEYTIAETGWFPWVAARLPLKPADRVLDVGCGPAWFWAATAGLLPENLQLTLADLSSGMVDEAVARCSALPFASVRGCQADAAALPFEDGAFDFVIAMHMLYHLPDPAAGIAEMARVLKPGGFLAVTTNGIGNMREIYRLTTVFGSAPTDPAAEAFGYDAAEQMMRSQFGNVAMSQYPASMRITEPEDVFLALTSYPPGECADELQLSRFRRAIADAFRQEGGVLEVSKETGLFLSRKPA, from the coding sequence ATGTCCTCCATAACCGAAGGCAATGCGGGACAATATGGCGACAGCCGCAAGCTCGCCGCCCGCGCCAGGCTTCATACCGAATACACCATCGCCGAAACGGGCTGGTTTCCGTGGGTTGCAGCGCGGCTGCCTTTGAAACCGGCAGATCGCGTCCTCGACGTCGGCTGCGGGCCGGCATGGTTCTGGGCGGCAACGGCGGGTCTGCTGCCGGAGAATCTGCAGCTGACGCTCGCCGACCTTTCGTCAGGCATGGTCGACGAGGCAGTGGCACGCTGCAGCGCACTGCCCTTCGCCTCCGTTCGAGGCTGCCAGGCCGATGCCGCGGCACTCCCCTTCGAAGACGGCGCCTTCGATTTCGTGATTGCCATGCATATGCTCTATCACCTGCCCGATCCCGCCGCCGGCATCGCGGAGATGGCAAGGGTGCTGAAACCGGGCGGCTTTCTCGCGGTCACGACCAACGGCATCGGCAACATGCGCGAGATCTATCGCCTGACGACCGTCTTCGGCAGCGCGCCGACCGACCCGGCCGCCGAAGCCTTTGGATATGACGCCGCCGAGCAGATGATGCGGTCGCAATTCGGAAACGTCGCCATGTCGCAGTATCCGGCAAGCATGCGGATCACCGAGCCGGAGGATGTCTTTCTGGCGCTGACTTCCTATCCGCCCGGCGAATGCGCCGATGAACTCCAGCTCTCCCGCTTCCGCCGGGCCATTGCCGATGCCTTCAGGCAAGAGGGCGGCGTGCTTGAGGTCAGCAAGGAGACCGGGCTGTTCCTCAGCAGGAAGCCGGCCTGA
- a CDS encoding acyl-CoA thioesterase → MTDTAKPRGDLTLRTLAMPGDANPAGDIFGGWVMAQMDLASGIRAAERARGRVVTAAVKEMAFELPVKIGDTLSVYTDIERVGRTSITLIVEAWAHRARYAKMEKVTAATFIMVALDEEGKPKIVPAE, encoded by the coding sequence ATGACTGACACTGCCAAGCCGAGAGGCGACCTGACGCTGCGCACGCTCGCCATGCCGGGTGATGCCAATCCGGCCGGCGATATCTTCGGCGGCTGGGTTATGGCGCAGATGGACCTTGCATCGGGCATCCGCGCCGCCGAGCGCGCCAGGGGCCGTGTCGTCACCGCCGCCGTCAAGGAGATGGCTTTCGAGTTGCCGGTCAAGATCGGCGATACGCTGTCTGTCTATACCGATATCGAACGCGTCGGCCGCACCTCGATCACTCTGATCGTCGAAGCCTGGGCGCATCGCGCCCGCTACGCCAAGATGGAAAAAGTCACCGCCGCCACCTTCATCATGGTGGCGCTCGACGAAGAGGGCAAACCGAAGATTGTCCCCGCGGAGTGA
- a CDS encoding Ohr family peroxiredoxin: MTEKLLFAGKTHIAGGRNGYARSSDGTLDIKLPQPHPAAENLFGAAWSACYIGAIELAAAQRKITLPAGPEVDAEITLNGDNGSYFLRARLNVSLAGIDREIAQELIEAAHGICPYSKAVHGNIDVETKLI; the protein is encoded by the coding sequence ATGACTGAGAAGCTTCTTTTCGCAGGCAAGACCCACATCGCCGGCGGCCGCAACGGCTATGCACGCAGCAGCGACGGCACGCTCGACATCAAGCTGCCACAACCGCATCCGGCGGCCGAAAACCTGTTCGGCGCCGCCTGGTCGGCCTGTTATATCGGCGCCATCGAACTCGCCGCCGCGCAGCGGAAGATCACGCTGCCTGCCGGTCCCGAGGTCGATGCCGAGATCACGCTCAACGGCGATAACGGCTCATACTTCCTGCGTGCACGGCTCAATGTCAGCCTGGCAGGCATCGATCGCGAGATCGCACAGGAGCTGATCGAGGCGGCCCATGGCATCTGCCCTTATTCCAAGGCGGTCCACGGCAATATCGACGTCGAAACCAAGCTTATCTGA
- a CDS encoding NUDIX hydrolase has protein sequence MPEIAIGALIGKGAVLLARRSSERRTHPDRWSLPGGHVEDGEDAETAMRRELLEEIGVTPQRWLFTGKFISESPPGSFATFHVYHVDRWHGSPRLIGDEHTGLRWFTAAEIECETELAPPQLVEMLLNLLRPKTSQQAW, from the coding sequence ATGCCCGAGATCGCAATCGGCGCCTTGATTGGGAAGGGGGCCGTTCTTCTCGCAAGGCGAAGCTCGGAGCGCAGGACCCACCCGGATCGATGGAGCCTGCCGGGCGGTCATGTCGAAGACGGCGAAGATGCCGAGACGGCAATGCGCCGGGAATTGCTGGAAGAAATCGGCGTGACGCCGCAGCGCTGGCTATTTACCGGAAAATTCATTTCGGAAAGCCCGCCCGGGTCATTCGCCACCTTCCATGTCTATCACGTCGACCGATGGCACGGCTCTCCGCGACTTATCGGTGACGAACACACCGGGCTCAGATGGTTTACTGCCGCCGAGATCGAATGCGAAACCGAGCTGGCGCCGCCGCAACTTGTTGAAATGCTCCTAAACCTGCTCAGGCCGAAAACGAGCCAACAGGCATGGTGA
- a CDS encoding MarR family winged helix-turn-helix transcriptional regulator: protein MPTAKTAKQPEMPALDAPGADGRKLSNFLCFAVYSANLAFGRAYKPILDALGLTYTQYIAMVALSEQDDQTVSMLGEKLFLESNTLTPILKKLEAVGFITRHRDPADERQVRVSLTPAGRAILETNPGSSLTDATGLGDDFPIVQKSVTRLRDNLLRAQAEPEKS from the coding sequence ATGCCCACCGCCAAAACCGCGAAACAGCCGGAGATGCCTGCGCTCGACGCCCCAGGCGCGGACGGCAGGAAGCTTTCGAATTTCCTATGCTTTGCCGTCTATTCGGCCAACCTCGCCTTCGGCCGCGCCTACAAGCCGATCCTGGACGCGCTCGGCCTGACCTACACCCAGTATATCGCCATGGTGGCCCTCTCGGAGCAGGACGACCAGACGGTCAGCATGCTGGGGGAAAAACTGTTTCTCGAATCCAACACGCTGACGCCCATTCTCAAGAAGCTGGAGGCGGTCGGTTTTATCACCCGCCATCGTGATCCCGCCGACGAACGCCAGGTGCGTGTCAGCCTGACGCCGGCGGGACGCGCAATTCTCGAAACCAATCCCGGCTCCTCCCTGACCGACGCTACCGGCCTCGGCGACGATTTCCCCATCGTACAGAAATCGGTGACGCGGCTGCGCGACAACCTGTTGCGGGCGCAGGCCGAACCGGAAAAATCGTGA
- a CDS encoding DUF1501 domain-containing protein produces MTLSMNRISLSRRGFLTSACCLAAAPVFTPVTFAAMPGDKRFVTIVLRGAMDGLDLVQPYGDAGFAALRPTLALTPDTGLLDLDGYFGLNPAAADLMPLWKSRELAFVHAVSTPYRDQRSHFDGQDMLESGGEHVAEEKTGWLNRALAVIPRSDARKAIDVNTSTELILSGPNDVDVWASDSNLAPARDEMQFLARLYAGDPPFAAALAEATRADTAAMTIEPDGQRGEKVADVAALAANMLKGDYRIASFSITGWDTHIGQASQFKRPAQDLAQAINTLKATLGPEIWAKTVVLAMTEFGRTARQNGSAGTDHGTGGCSLLAGGALSGGRILGKWPGLGDGQLLDDRDLMPTADVREVAAAMLYRQFDVGVDDLTGKIFPGLGFDKGSQFLRG; encoded by the coding sequence ATGACGCTGTCGATGAACCGGATCTCGCTTTCCCGCCGCGGCTTTCTGACCTCAGCCTGCTGTCTCGCCGCCGCTCCCGTCTTCACGCCAGTCACTTTCGCGGCGATGCCTGGCGACAAGCGCTTCGTCACGATCGTGCTGCGCGGCGCGATGGATGGGCTGGATCTGGTGCAGCCTTATGGCGACGCCGGTTTTGCCGCGCTCCGCCCGACGCTGGCGCTGACGCCCGATACCGGGCTTCTCGATCTCGACGGGTATTTCGGCCTCAATCCTGCAGCCGCCGATCTGATGCCGCTTTGGAAGAGCCGCGAGCTCGCCTTCGTGCATGCGGTGTCGACACCCTATCGCGATCAGCGCAGCCATTTCGACGGTCAGGATATGCTGGAATCGGGCGGTGAGCATGTCGCCGAGGAAAAGACCGGCTGGCTGAACCGGGCGCTCGCAGTCATTCCGCGCTCGGATGCGCGCAAGGCGATCGACGTCAACACCTCGACCGAGCTGATCCTCTCCGGGCCGAACGACGTCGATGTCTGGGCGTCGGATTCCAATCTGGCGCCGGCGCGTGACGAGATGCAGTTCCTGGCGCGGCTTTATGCCGGCGATCCGCCGTTTGCCGCAGCGCTTGCCGAGGCGACGCGGGCCGATACCGCTGCGATGACGATCGAGCCGGACGGCCAGCGCGGCGAGAAGGTTGCCGATGTGGCGGCGCTTGCCGCCAACATGCTGAAGGGCGATTACCGCATCGCCAGTTTCTCGATCACCGGCTGGGATACGCATATCGGCCAGGCTAGCCAGTTCAAGCGGCCGGCACAGGATCTGGCGCAGGCGATCAACACGCTGAAGGCGACGCTCGGGCCGGAGATCTGGGCAAAGACGGTGGTGCTGGCGATGACTGAATTCGGCCGCACTGCCCGCCAGAACGGCTCCGCCGGCACCGACCACGGCACCGGCGGCTGCTCCCTTCTTGCCGGCGGCGCGTTATCCGGCGGCCGCATCCTCGGCAAGTGGCCCGGGCTCGGCGACGGTCAACTGCTCGACGACCGCGACCTGATGCCGACGGCGGATGTGCGCGAGGTAGCGGCGGCGATGCTCTATCGGCAGTTCGACGTCGGCGTGGATGATCTGACGGGGAAGATCTTTCCGGGGCTGGGGTTCGATAAGGGGTCGCAGTTTTTGCGGGGGTGA
- a CDS encoding siderophore-interacting protein, whose translation MEEQTSPAPGIERVRHETRRRALTVESVVDITPGMRRITLTGDDLADFTSLAPDDHIKIFVPAADGGEERRDYTPRRYDNAERRLTIDFALHEAGPVTQWAIGAGLGDRLEIGGPRGSAMVSKAVTRWLLIGDETALPAIGRRIEESAAGTLITAIAAVSGPQDEQTFDTRAELNIHWAHRPLSEATDAAALLKLLRAVDIQPETFIWVAAEAAVTRDIRAYLLTERGYPLSWIKASGYWVFGKADTTEKFG comes from the coding sequence ATGGAAGAGCAGACTTCACCGGCCCCCGGCATCGAGCGGGTGCGCCACGAGACGCGCCGGCGCGCACTGACGGTTGAAAGCGTCGTCGATATCACCCCCGGCATGCGCCGCATCACCCTGACCGGCGACGATCTTGCCGATTTCACCAGCCTTGCCCCCGACGACCACATCAAGATCTTCGTCCCCGCCGCCGATGGCGGAGAGGAACGCCGTGACTACACGCCGCGCCGTTATGACAATGCCGAGCGGAGATTGACCATCGACTTCGCCCTGCATGAGGCAGGCCCGGTGACGCAATGGGCGATCGGCGCAGGCCTCGGCGACAGACTTGAGATCGGCGGGCCAAGAGGCTCCGCCATGGTCTCGAAGGCAGTGACCAGGTGGCTGCTGATCGGCGACGAAACGGCGCTGCCGGCGATCGGCCGCCGGATCGAGGAGAGTGCGGCCGGAACGCTCATCACAGCGATCGCCGCCGTCAGCGGCCCGCAGGACGAGCAGACCTTCGACACCCGCGCCGAGCTTAACATCCATTGGGCGCACCGGCCTCTCTCTGAGGCAACCGATGCCGCGGCACTCCTGAAACTGCTGCGTGCGGTCGATATCCAGCCGGAAACATTCATCTGGGTCGCGGCGGAAGCCGCGGTGACGCGCGATATCCGTGCCTATCTGTTGACGGAACGGGGCTACCCGCTGAGCTGGATCAAGGCATCCGGCTACTGGGTGTTCGGCAAGGCCGATACGACGGAGAAGTTCGGCTAA
- a CDS encoding Rap1a/Tai family immunity protein, with product MSGILIATLLATVSAKIPAGLSSGNILYSDCSGSRQFVVGYVAGWLDKWNSDEYLARRIFTEAAPRPSRMVNSAHFAIAVGVNVCIPEGITAEAIGNTLCTFLEENPGIREATGDELMMTLVHYKYHCPLP from the coding sequence ATGTCGGGGATTCTTATCGCCACGCTGTTGGCAACGGTTTCAGCAAAGATTCCCGCCGGACTATCCAGCGGCAACATACTCTATTCTGATTGCAGCGGATCCCGGCAGTTTGTCGTCGGATATGTTGCCGGTTGGTTGGACAAATGGAATAGTGACGAGTATCTCGCCCGTCGCATTTTTACCGAAGCCGCTCCCCGACCCAGCAGGATGGTGAACTCGGCGCATTTTGCAATTGCCGTTGGCGTCAACGTCTGTATCCCCGAGGGAATCACGGCGGAAGCGATCGGCAATACGCTCTGCACGTTCCTGGAAGAGAATCCCGGCATACGCGAAGCGACCGGCGACGAGCTGATGATGACTTTGGTTCACTATAAATACCACTGCCCGCTTCCCTAG